The proteins below come from a single Yamadazyma tenuis chromosome 5, complete sequence genomic window:
- a CDS encoding uncharacterized protein (COG:T; EggNog:ENOG503P09C), whose amino-acid sequence MVFQFNIDKHTKDFVPPNQVKRLPRALGYFLGNNDNGSKQRPDYFIWLEVLIGSFCGILVLEGVFRNPNIFTDHHNAPIVIASYGATAILCFNTNGLPLAQPRNIILGHFSSALIGVCVEKLFSLSEKGRDHYYIGGALSVGMASVLMSILNCVHPPAGASALLPFIDDGIRDMSWWYLPTHLVSSVLIVAVALITGNVIRKYPAFWWTPLNRTPPPPTQEPKEEKALETLVLNAETLQVPKSLSLSEVEMEVLESLQNKLRDYKPNTDSIGSTDIGQSV is encoded by the coding sequence ATGGTATTCCAATTTAATATAGACAAGCACACTAAAGACTTTGTCCCACCCAATCAAGTCAAGAGGCTTCCAAGGGCTTTGGGTTATTTTTTGGGGAACAACGATAATGGCTCTAAGCAAAGACCCGATTATTTTATATGGCTCGAGGTGCTAATTGGATCTTTCTGCGGAATTCTTGTCCTTGAAGGTGTATTTAGAAACCCAAACATCTTCACCGACCACCATAATGCACCAATAGTCATAGCTAGTTATGGGGCTACTGCCATTCTATGCTTCAATACGAATGGGCTCCCTCTTGCCCAACCCCGGAATATCATATTGGGTCACTTTTCCTCGGCTTTAATTGGAGTTTGCgttgaaaagttgttcCTGTTGTCTGAAAAAGGAAGGGACCATTATTATATTGGAGGTGCTCTTAGTGTGGGAATGGCTTCTGTATTGATGCTGATTTTGAATTGTGTACATCCACCAGCCGGTGCTTCCGCTTTACTTCCCTTCATTGACGATGGCATCAGAGACATGAGCTGGTGGTATTTACCTACCCATCTTGTGAGTTCGGTGCTAATTGTAGCGGTAGCTTTGATAACAGGCAACGTCATTAGAAAGTATCCTGCTTTTTGGTGGACTCCATTAAATagaacaccaccacccccaaCGCAGGAGCcgaaagaagagaaggcTCTTGAAACTTTAGTCTTGAACGCCGAGACCTTACAGGTGCCCAAATCATTGAGTTTGAGTGAGGTAGAAATGGAAGTTCTCGAATCACTCCAGAATAAACTAAGGGACTACAAACCTAATACCGATTCCATCGGCAGCACTGACATTGGCCAGTCGGTTTAA
- a CDS encoding uncharacterized protein (COG:C; EggNog:ENOG503P78W): protein MSKFILPSTLRELRFHLSQTGEASVPLRKFLTTNYATLKTQSKNELPILIREAYGIPPSITARFEKGKEIKNNLEGLDEKAVAEALKTLLKN, encoded by the coding sequence ATGTCCAAATTCATATTACCAAGCACCTTGAGAGAATTAAGATTCCATTTGTCCCAAACAGGCGAAGCATCCGTGCCCTTGAGAAAGTTTTTGACCACCAACTACGCCACTTTGAAGACACAACTGAAAAACGAATTGCCCATATTAATCAGAGAAGCATACGGTATACCTCCAAGCATCACTGCCAGATTTGAAAAGGgaaaggaaatcaagaacaacttaGAAGGATTGGATGAAAAGGCCGTTGCCGAGGCCTTAAAAACGTTATTGAAAAACTAA
- a CDS encoding uncharacterized protein (BUSCO:EOG09262ZZ8; COG:G,M; EggNog:ENOG503NVV8) → MSIAVFGGNGFLGRKICEYGIRNGFKVTSFSRSGIPPLKSNQHLQQVKWESADIFDDSTYKSQLSEFKTVFHSMGKIFEDESYKKDISSGGLNLNFVKKLIVGSNPMDKTIHNSYNGLNKESALKLAFAYYKANKNGKLVYISADKGLPVIVPSDYIRSKREAETELLKSKLNSLIIRPGIMYDEDERNNRYILVNGMKQLHQLKQQALGNDLSCVNNTIRPILSTDQVCSRIFQNLHEDNTVITLEKLMKSY, encoded by the coding sequence ATGTCCATTGCAGTATTCGGAGGAAATGGATTTCTCGGGCGCAAGATCTGTGAATATGGAATTAGAAATGGCTTCAAAGTCACGTCATTCTCACGTTCGGGAATTCCTCCTTTAAAATCAAACCAGCATCTTCAGCAAGTCAAATGGGAATCAGCAGATATCTTTGACGACTCCACCTACAAGTCCCAATTATCAGAATTCAAAACGGTATTCCATTCGATGGGTAAGATCTTCGAGGATGAATCATACAAGAAAGATATCAGCTCAGGGggcttgaacttgaactttgttaaaaagttgattgtgGGATCCAATCCCATGGACAAGACCATTCACAATTCATATAATGGTCTCAATAAAGAAAGTGCCTTAAAATTGGCGTTCGCATACTATAAAGCCAATAAAAATGGCAAGTTGGTCTATATATCGGCTGATAAGGGCTTACCGGTGATAGTCCCCCTGGATTATATCCGTTCTAAAAGAGAAGCCGAAACTGAACTATTGAAATCGAAGCTTAATAGCTTAATTATTAGACCAGGAATCATGtacgatgaagatgagagAAACAACCGATACATACTAGTAAATGGCATGAAgcaacttcatcaattgaAGCAACAAGCTTTAGGAAATGATCTTTCCTGTGTCAATAATACTATCAGACCAATATTGTCCACTGATCAAGTGTGCAGCagaatttttcaaaacctACATGAGGACAATACGGTTATTACTTTAGAAAAGCTAATGAAAAGTTATTAG
- a CDS encoding uncharacterized protein (COG:S; EggNog:ENOG503PVU8): protein MAIELSEKDELLQHQLDLELNKPIQKKSRARAFANGALASFTGLLVVLYFLRQSPAVECFSPFAIFASVFAPVAPAPITVEVFEVSPDLTLSADAYVLNTTVFNQTLSDGIAFDYEAPVDFNFTGAFLTLNFSNEALVAGKPVVAEISVDDTPVWRTSTPYSKLNTITQSSTVKNVTELLSLFTEDKSISINFLEGSAAATDVVLVLSLYNDTLTAAPVAKTPITVEDILSAHGPADIIFPLTNAGKPFKLPTDSFSVTLPQLESNVTVAKVSLFASATEEEITYFKNDIGKIGEPASSGPLRYINVYVNDVYISSIAPKPALFHANEVSDNANITSLWQPLADVGAFQGLTYEVDLVSVLPFLWADDANLVVEVVSPVGAANKAPGVPPVLAHPVIPGENVITTGSWFVSGNLLAWESSLISSAVGEVLIGESSEKDSGVVVEPPMASPFAPSIKTEIVKSFIDAGIISELNFTLLDNSTANYTVEFNSSTHSILSKHSKSIKTIAGPPGSGAGTSTTTSTLTLITGIKNNFAILDVASGIAVFTKNETLDFPLNYNESAVDKKVAFVPPSTSSKLTFSIGSKAKLSINGLKTSSYKVKESASLDDIIGTTTDVKVEIETVGELPYSREVEATNGVITKDTSVA, encoded by the coding sequence ATGGCTATCGAATTATCTGAAAAAGACGAATTGTTGCAACATcaattggacttggaattgaacaagCCAATCCAAAAGAAGAGTAGAGCTAGAGCTTTTGCTAACGGGGCTTTAGCTTCTTTTACCGGATTATTGGTTGTTCTTTACTTCCTTAGACAATCCCCAGCTGTTGAATGTTTCAGCCCATTTGCGATCTTTGCTTCAGTGTTTGCTCCAGTTGCTCCTGCTCCTATCACTGTTGAAGTATTCGAAGTGTCCCCAGATTTGACCCTCAGTGCTGATGCTTATGTCCTCAATACCACTGTTTTTAACCAAACTCTTTCTGATGGTATTGCTTTCGACTACGAAGCCCCAGTCGACTTTAACTTCACTGGAGCTTTTTTGACCTTAAATTTCTCCAATGAGGCGTTGGTGGCTGGTAAACCAGTGGTTGCGGAAATCTCCGTGGATGATACCCCAGTCTGGAGAACTTCTACCCCATACTCCAAATTGAACACCATCACTCAAAGTTCCACCGTTAAGAATGTGACTGAACTTTTGTCCTTGTTCACTGAAGACAAGAGTatttccatcaactttttggaaGGTTCTGCTGCTGCAACTGATGTAGTTTTAGTGTTATCTTTGTATAATGACACTTTAACTGCTGCCCCCGTTGCCAAAACTCCAATTACCGTTGAAGACATCCTTTCTGCCCACGGTCCTGCTGATATCATTTTCCCATTGACCAATGCCGGTAAGCCTTTCAAATTACCAACTGATAGTTTTTCTGTCACTTTACCCCAACTCGAATCTAACGTTACTGTTGCTAAGGTCTCTCTCTTTGCATCTGCCACTGAGGAAGAAATCACTtacttcaaaaatgataTCGGTAAGATTGGTGAACCTGCATCTAGTGGTCCTTTGAGATACATCAACGTCTATGTTAACGATGTTTACATTTCTTCTATTGCCCCAAAACCAGCTTTATTCCATGCCAATGAAGTTTCTGACAATGCTAATATCACCTCTTTGTGGCAACCATTGGCTGACGTTGGTGCTTTCCAAGGTTTGACTTACGAAGTTGACTTGGTGTCGGTGTTGCCTTTCTTATGGGCTGATGATGCTAACttggtggttgaagtaGTTTCTCCAGTTGGTGCTGCTAACAAGGCTCCAGGTGTACCTCCAGTTTTGGCACATCCTGTTATTCCTGGTGAAAACGTCATTACCACTGGCTCTTGGTTCGTCTCCGGTAACTTGTTGGCTTGGGAATCTTCATTGATCTCTAGTGCCGTTGGAGAGGTGTTAATTGGTGAATCTTCTGAAAAGGACTCCGGAGTCGTTGTTGAACCTCCAATGGCCAGTCCATTTGCTCCTTCTATTAAGACCGAGATTGTTAAGTCTTTCATTGATGCTGGTATTATTTCtgagttgaacttcactTTATTGGATAACTCCACTGCAAACTACACGGTTGAATTCAACTCGTCTACTCATTCCATCTTGTCCAAACACTCTAAGCTGATCAAAACAATTGCTGGTCCACCAGGAAGTGGTGCTGGAACTTCAACCACTACTTCCACTCTTACTTTGATTACTGGTATCAAGAACAATTTTGCTATTTTAGATGTTGCTTCTGGTATCGCCGTATTCACCAAAAACGAAACTTTGGACTTCCCATTGAATTACAACGAATCTGCTGTCGACAAGAAGGTGGCCTTTGTTCCACCATCGACctcatccaagttgacTTTTTCTATTGGTAGTAAGGCTAAGTTGTCTATCAATGGTTTAAAGACCTCTTCTTATAAGGTAAAGGAATCTGCCAGTTTGGATGACATTATCGGTACCACTACTGACGTTAAGGTGGAAATCGAAACTGTTGGTGAACTTCCTTACTCAAGAGAAGTTGAGGCCACTAATGGTgttatcaccaaagacaCTTCTGTGGCTTAA
- a CDS encoding uncharacterized protein (COG:E; EggNog:ENOG503NWM5) → MGIISKIVFCCVTLLISMALMALKEKSLFATVKCKLPFPTYFISHGGPLLGDRNHFMTDKGAYDTLKAIGEEIIELKPDYLVVVSGHFQSDERDTIQISVNNAGKGYENKMIYDFYGFPDETYQQKFVSKSSPTLGLLVHEELTRSGFNAKIVDRGIDHGVWVPLRVAFGETLDIPLVEVSLPDSDSFSDSYKLGKALKNLRDELIWDPDTKKDIKGLIVCSGTSVHNLRDLQRSFSYPGQVMPYGKPFHELLQHTFEKSTPLTLAQNLNNLKKDANYSQLLYQAHPTLDHFLPFIVATGSNDGNSELETIYVNESFSLGWGMYKFNSRLKG, encoded by the coding sequence ATGGGAATTATCAGTAAGATAGTCTTCTGTTGTGTTACATTATTAATATCTATGGCATTGATGGCACTAAAAGAAAAGAGCTTATTTGCAACCGTGAAGTGTAAATTACCATTTCCCACATATTTCATAAGTCATGGAGGTCCATTGCTAGGTGACAGAAATCATTTCATGACTGATAAGGGAGCCTATGACACATTGAAGGCTATTGGAGAGGAAATCATTGAGTTGAAACCTGATtatcttgttgttgtttctggacattttcaaagtgACGAGCGTGATACCATACAAATCTCTGTGAATAATGCTGGCAAAGGTTATGAAAACAAGATGATCTACGATTTCTATGGGTTCCCAGATGAGACGTACCAGCAGAAATTTGTTTCCAAAAGCAGTCCCACGTTAGGGTTATTGGTTCATGAAGAACTTACCAGAAGTGGTTTTAACGCCAAAATAGTTGATCGAGGAATAGATCATGGCGTATGGGTGCCCTTACGGGTGGCATTTGGTGAAACTCTTGATATTCCTTTGGTGGAAGTATCTTTGCCGGATTCAGATAGTTTCAGTGATAGTTATAAGCTTGGTAAggcattgaagaatttaaGAGATGAGTTGATTTGGGACCCTGACACCAAGAAGGACATCAAAGGTCTTATTGTTTGCTCTGGTACCTCCGTACATAATCTCAGAGATCTTCAAAGGTCATTCAGTTATCCGGGACAAGTTATGCCATATGGTAAGCCATTTCATGAACTATTACAACATACATTTGAAAAGTCCACTCCGTTGACATTGGCACAAAACCTCAataatttgaagaaagacGCTAACTACAGTCAACTCTTGTATCAAGCTCATCCCACATTAGATCATTTTCTACCATTTATTGTGGCCACAGGATCTAATGATGGAAATAGTGAGCTAGAGACGATATATGTTAATGAGTCGTTTAGTCTTGGATGGGGGATGTACAAGTTTAACAGTCGCTTGAAGGGTTAA
- a CDS encoding oxidoreductase (EggNog:ENOG503NYYS; COG:S), whose translation MGILAVFFVTVSFSLIRVKDHQVHNKDDSESRARINQMRSDSITANTTKPALKSGPLNIVVVGAGLIGPRHAQHVNDNDSTMLFAIIDLNPSTKVVAQNLNTNYFSSIEEMIEYCTMNGLKLPDGAIICTPNHTHVPVAAKLASFGINLLVEKPVSPTAEESKALKIYSNFKKVKVLVGHHRRFNPFIIATKKNLYKIGSVVAIQGTWALKKHEDYFKTSPWRTNSETGGGTLLINLVHDLDLLQYLFGPIYQVYAESLPKKRGYEKVDEGAALTLRFKSGACGTFICSDNVPSPFNFESSTGENPTVPLHDNLHGLYRIFGSNGTLSIPDFNLYQNHPELSESNTWLNEIRSKRIVDPKVLMKQKPFDSQLNHFVNIINDNHIPNCNIDDGISALLVIQSVQKSLQTGLPQVIPDITDIKPDFISLGLDLDSEWLS comes from the coding sequence ATGGGAATACTAGCTGTATTTTTTGTGACAGTTTCATTTCTGTTGATACGAGTTAaagatcatcaagtccACAACAAGGATGACTCCGAGTCCCGTGCCAGAATCAATCAAATGAGGTCCGACTCCATCACGGCCAATACTACCAAACCCGCCTTAAAATCGGGTCCTTTGAACATCGTGGTTGTGGGTGCCGGACTCATAGGCCCAAGACACGCCCAGCATGTTAATGATAATGACAGCACAATGTTGTTTGCGATCATTGACTTGAATCCCAGTACAAAAGTGGTGGCTCAGAATCTCAACACGAATTACTTCTCCAGCATCGAAGAAATGATAGAATACTGTACCATGAATGGACTAAAACTCCCCGACGGAGCTATAATATGTACACCAAACCATACACATGTGCCAGTTGCGGCGAAATTGGCGTCCTTTGGAATcaatttgttggtggaaaaaCCTGTTAGTCCAACGGCAGAAGAATCCAAAGCATTGAAAATATactcaaacttcaagaaagtCAAAGTCCTTGTGGGACACCATAGAAGGTTCAATCCTTTCATAATCgccaccaagaagaatttgtaCAAAATTGGTAGCGTTGTAGCAATTCAAGGGACTTGggctttgaagaagcacGAAGATTACTTCAAAACATCTCCTTGGAGAACCAACTCGGAAACTGGAGGTGGGACACTCCTCATAAATCTTGTTCACGATCTTGACTTACTACAGTATTTGTTCGGACCTATTTACCAGGTGTACGCTGAGTCGTTGCCCAAAAAAAGAGGATATGAAAAAGTTGACGAAGGTGCTGCATTGACTCTAAGATTTAAGTCTGGTGCCTGCGGAACTTTCATATGTTCAGATAATGTTCCATCTCCTTTCAACTTTGAGAGTAGCACAGGAGAAAATCCCACAGTTCCCCTTCATGATAACTTACATGGACTATACCGAATCTTTGGGTCAAATGGAACATTATCCATTCCCGATTTCAACTTATACCAAAACCACCCGGAACTTAGCGAATCTAACACCTGGTTGAATGAAATTAGAAGTAAACGAATCGTGGATcccaaggtgttgatgaagcaAAAGCCCTTTGATAGTCAATTGAACCACTTTgtcaatatcatcaacgaTAACCATATTCCCAACTGCAATATAGATGATGGGATTTCAGCATTGTTAGTAATTCAGTCTGTTCAAAAATCGCTTCAAACAGGTTTACCACAAGTGATACCTGACATCACCGATATCAAACCAGACTTTATTTCTTTAGGTTTGGATTTAGACAGTGAATGGCTTTCTTAA
- a CDS encoding uncharacterized protein (EggNog:ENOG503PV6X), which translates to MNFFGSRKRHSSQGFRKYNNEVYEYENSNHNVAGMPNNGVDRSASMTNGAGSAALAALRLHQNSKPVAAKPTPAYSNRQSAYIRSNSLRSNSTNQRSNSLRTYSYHPKGSYNPGQASIPDARRYSSLTSGSNIPAFQQKQSPQQPRTRQQKRLSSLGSSQNHRPDPTLYETHSDDEGETIITTQTTKVVDSQGRVQSITTKTTKTLPDGSNIIETTTKNISRGNSRTNSLRNNSILSSSRDPAYNLQKIEEDLHDFEYNYVLDNQQTQPQPVTSNPQHESRAPHELEDDLLHNSDTLKLNIEPSSARPSLTSSSKRSPDSSVKPLKSILKNSTKPDFLEEGSFNKLSSEAPRPDAEKFDTINPKLAPHPYKSIGVGVRSHASPTAAISEVNVKRSPVLSQSPQTQPVSSPQLKSAFKLSPIPRHDDIISNASVTSPSNFSIKFDENIETIPVYETDFDSPKRKISNSELYSKAMEVAMERVYGTSKELEAATMSVDPSVPSSIIEKKNKRDKKLEMIGHSGVNDNYRYENHHQDFAMHSMRNSSNSKSTSRKERAKEEKKQQKEWEKQQRLEEKQRKSEARLQAKEEAQSKKSMEKEAKKSSPIRGLFGRKKRDNTDASTLSGELSNNLVERSPLNSRAGGLSTNNVLSSPTRVTPVPVFDDNVLHPTENDSQIKPLKEKEQVVPSIVNIQTPLVEPTIKFDSDENSIGQFQSTASEDVRNTRHYVENPITEELAEEFPPVAEAVGHNIIPVAKEPEIPPRSERRNIAPVLENLIIPTPVLNEPVDSENLEDSGILSTSDFDDDRDVARSPSSKKSDNYEQFYEANEPETSPIIKNTLNEVSEEEAINGTKRQESFTEAHTSSQVEIQNLPKEQENLDSVEAPRGNFPIDISKQYTLAELIKMGKTTDSTEDSFDLPDFPNNPDSDLSSRGSADLNAALRRITEDKDISTNIQEPSQVEEPFGKSTPPTESSDDRTPQISPSTIATKEVPKFSDVDETLVTQETKSKTTKKGHKKSKFKDKIFKYFINSYDK; encoded by the exons atgaacttctttggaTCTCGTAAG AGACATAGCAGTCAGGGTTTTAGGAAATACAACAATGAGGTGTATGAATATGAGAATTCCAACCACAACGTGGCTGGAATGCCCAATAATGGTGTTGACAGAAGTGCTTCGATGACAAACGGTGCTGGCTCTGCCGCATTGGCTGCCTTGAGACTACATCAGAACTCAAAGCCTGTTGCAGCAAAACCAACACCCGCCTATTCGAATCGACAGTCCGCCTACATAAGATCCAATTCGTTGAGGTCAAATTCTACCAACCAAAGGTCTAATTCCTTGAGAACTTATTCATATCACCCAAAGGGATCATACAATCCTGGTCAAGCTTCAATTCCTGATGCCAGAAGGTATAGCTCGTTGACCTCAGGCTCCAACATTCCAGCATTCCAACAAAAGCAATCACCACAACAACCACGTACGCGACAACAAAAACGGTTGAGTTCTCTAGGGTCATCCCAGAATCATCGTCCAGATCCAACCCTATATGAGACACACAGTGATGATGAGGGCGAAACTATAATAACTACACAAACCACCAAGGTAGTGGATAGTCAAGGTCGAGTCCAGTCCATTACAACCAAGACAACCAAAACCCTTCCAGATGGATCAAACATCATTGagaccaccaccaagaataTCTCCAGAGGTAATTCAAGAACCAACTCTTTAAGAAATAACTCTATTCTTAGCTCTTCCAGAGATCCAGCCTACAACTTGCAGAAAATCGAAGAAGACCTACATGACTTTGAATACAACTACGTTTTGGATAACCAGCAAACTCAGCCACAACCTGTGACTTCGAACCCTCAACACGAATCCAGAGCTCCTCACGAATTAGAAGATGATTTGTTACACAATTCGGACacattgaagttgaatatTGAACCTTCTTCTGCGCGACCAAGTTTGACTAGTAGCAGCAAAAGATCTCCTGATTCCTCCGTGAAGCCCTTGAAgtcaattttgaaaaactctACTAAACCGgacttcttggaagaaggTTCATTTAACAAACTACTGTCAGAAGCACCTAGACCTGACGCGGAGAAGTTTGACACTATAAACCCCAAATTGGCTCCACATCCATACAAGTCTATCGGTGTTGGTGTGAGATCTCACGCATCTCCCACTGCTGCGATCTCAGAAGTGAATGTCAAAAGATCTCCCGTCCTTTCACAATCACCCCAGACACAGCCGGTACTGTCACCTCAGTTGAAACTGGCTTTTAAATTGTCACCGATTCCAAGGCACGATGATATCATTTCAAATGCTTCTGTAACATCTCCTTCGAACTTTTCGATTaaatttgatgaaaatatCGAGACGATCCCCGTCTACGAAACCGATTTCGATAgtccaaaaagaaaaatttCTAACTCTGAGTTGTACAGCAAGGCAATGGAGGTAGCCATGGAAAGAGTATACGGAACTTCTAAGGAGCTTGAAGCTGCCACCATGTCCGTGGATCCTAGTGTTCCCAGTTCAAtcattgaaaagaaaaataAAAGAGATAAAAAATTGGAAATGATCGGCCATTCTGGTGTGAATGATAATTATAGATACGAGAATCACCACCAGGACTTTGCAATGCATTCCATGAGaaactcttccaattccaagtcTACTTCACGAAAAGAAAGagccaaagaagagaagaaacaacaaaaagaatGGGAAAAACAACAGAGGTTGGAAGAGAAACAAAGAAAGTCAGAAGCTAGATTACAAGCTAAGGAGGAGGCccaatcaaagaaatcgatGGAAAAAGAAGCAAAGAAGTCTTCTCCAATTAGAGGTCTTTTCgggaggaagaagagggACAACACAGATGCATCAACCCTCAGTGGTGAACTCAGCAACAATTTGGTTGAACGCTCACCTTTAAACCTGAGAGCTGGGGGATTGAGTACTAACAATGTTCTCAGCTCTCCCACTAGAGTTACTCCTGTTCCGGTCTTCGATGATAATGTATTACACCCAACAGAAAATGATTCCCAAATCAAACCGTtaaaagaaaaagaacagGTAGTACCTTCTATTGTTAACATCCAAACTCCTTTAGTAGAACCAACGATCAAGTTTGATTCAGATGAGAACTCAATTGGCCAGTTTCAAAGTACTGCGAGTGAAGATGTCAGAAACACCAGACACTATGTTGAGAATCCTATTACCGAAGAGTTGGCCGAAGAATTCCCACCAGTGGCTGAGGCTGTAGGTCACAATATTATACCAGTTGCGAAAGAACCTGAGATTCCTCCACGATCCGAACGGAGGAATATTGCACCAGTTCTCGAGAATCTTATTATTCCAACTCCCGTCCTTAATGAACCAGTGGATTCCGAGAACCTTGAGGATAGCGGTATTTTGAGTACTTCcgattttgatgatgacagAGACGTGGCCCGGAGTCCCAGCTCAAAGAAGCTGGACAACTACGAACAGTTTTATGAAGCAAACGAACCTGAAACTTCGCCAATAATCAAGAATACCCTTAATGAAGtgtcagaagaagaagctatTAATGGCACAAAACGACAAGAATCTTTCACAGAGGCCCATACCAGcagccaagttgaaattcAAAACTTACCAAAGGAGCAGGAAAACCTTGATAGTGTGGAAGCACCAAGAGGTAACTTTCCAATTGATATAAGCAAACAGTATACTTTGGCCGAGCTCATTAAAATGGGGAAGACTACCGACTCCACAGAAGACAGTTTTGATTTACCTGATTTCCCAAATAATCCAGATTCTGATCTTAGCAGTAGGGGTTCAGCCGATTTAAATGCTGCCTTGAGGAGAATAACGGAAGACAAAGATATTTCTACCAACATCCAAGAGCCTCTGCAGGTTGAAGAACCATTTGGTAAATCAACACCTCCCACCGAGTCCAGTGATGATAGAACTCCTCAAATTTCACCATCTACCATAGCAACCAAGGAAGTACCTAAATTCTCAGACGTCGACGAAACGTTGGTTACACAGGAAACGAAGAGCAAGACCACGAAGAAGGGTCAtaaaaagtccaagttcaaggacAAAATATTCAAATATTTTATCAATTCTTACGACAAGTAA
- a CDS encoding uncharacterized protein (EggNog:ENOG503P1UG), translating to MLVNPLFYNQGLFPSAFFDNTQFVQQYSKPKLIKKIETDDEVKFQIFKVDGDFNSFEFKLIRTNKFEGLLEVFSLPDNFKVSIKLNLAKVDINNINFALDRYNSNVLNLIIPKYNPVYSQKPQEAFGYLFDTFFDQLAENSCSRPKPDERAIRQHRKEQKQEKLRREQERQEKLRREQERVREEQERIRKEHERIRQEQEKQARIRQEQERQARIIREKEQRLRKVREENLRKQRQEQEEARRQAQQQAQQFVNQIFQNIFVPSTASQEFPFTAFRYPTQEQAGAQANESSYSNKKAKPEVTIPAPESVVADPETSVPAAEVVETGATTEPEIESPHTSSPSTPEVDMTETASINSDNDLETPDSPLSDLHKHPSIEEVEDEEFVMLRKKFGQ from the coding sequence ATGTTAGTCAACCCATTATTTTACAATCAAGGTTTATTCCCATCGGCCTTCTTCGATAACACTCagtttgttcaacaatattCGAAACCaaaattgatcaagaagatcgAAACTGATGACGAAGTCAAGTTTCAGATCTTTAAGGTGGATGGTGACTTTAACTCGTTTGAGTTCAAGTTAATCAGAACCAACAAGTTCGAAGGATTATTGGAAGTATTTTCATTGCCAGATAACTTCAAGgtttcaatcaagttgaatttggcCAAGGTCGATATCAACAATATAAACTTTGCTCTTGACAGATACAACTCCAATGTCTTGAATTTGATTATTCCAAAGTACAACCCAGTTTATTCCCAAAAACCCCAAGAAGCGTTTGGATATTTGTTCGACACTTTCTTTGACCAATTAGCAGAAAATTCCTGTTCTAGACCAAAACCAGATGAAAGAGCAATTAGACAGCATAGAAAGGAgcaaaaacaagaaaaacttAGAAGAGAACAAGAGAGACAAGAAAAACTCAGAAGAGAACAAGAAAGAGTCAGAGAAGAGCAAGAAAGAATCAGAAAAGAACATGAAAGAATTAGACAAGAACAGGAAAAGCAAGCCAGAATCAGACAAGAACAGGAAAGGCAAGCCAGAATCATAAGGGAAAAAGAACAAAGGTTAAGAAAAGtaagagaagaaaatttgAGAAAGCAACGGCAAGAACAGGAAGAAGCAAGAAGACaagctcaacaacaagctcAACAGTTCGTTAACcaaattttccaaaatatcTTTGTTCCTTCCACTGCTTCTCAAGAATTCCCCTTTACTGCATTCAGATATCCTACTCAAGAACAGGCTGGTGCTCAAGCTAATGAATCCTCATACAGCAACAAGAAGGCTAAACCTGAAGTAACCATTCCAGCTCCTGAATCTGTTGTTGCCGACCCTGAAACCTCCGTTCCTGCTGCTGAAGTGGTTGAGACTGGTGCCACCACTGAGCCAGAAATTGAGTCTCCTCATACTTCATCTCCTTCTACTCCCGAAGTCGATATGACCGAAACCGCATCAATCAACTCAGACAATGATTTGGAGACTCCAGACTCACCATTATCTGACTTACACAAACATCCTTCAATCGAGGAAGTcgaagacgaagagtttGTGATGTTAAGAAAGAAGTTCGGACAATAA